A DNA window from Engraulis encrasicolus isolate BLACKSEA-1 chromosome 3, IST_EnEncr_1.0, whole genome shotgun sequence contains the following coding sequences:
- the LOC134444091 gene encoding beta-1,3-galactosyltransferase 5-like yields the protein MKLPSLSWQFCALVCASALTSLVILKLLAYVTQEESPPPLVLKHWDSGPNPTAARRGSRLPSRRHKRRGIGFETLWRVDQKPPECPGDLLVVILVTSSLWHTEQRDAIRNTWAQKPREVAAAAAAAAADYRWRVVFLVGQPVESGVFPHIAQEQQDYGDILLGNYEDCYRNLTLKVMHGLWWASEHCRPRFVLKTDDDCFVNTYYLPRYLTEFNQDSAGVYVGSVFHLGRRHVIRDQRSKWYVSKDDFREQEYPPYASGIGYVLSLDVAREMVEAARDVPPVPMEDAYVGVLAREVGVTVRDSGRFAKHNVNWRVCNYRYLMVIHHLDAGQLREAQQNRLKAQGRACNHTREITGW from the exons ATGAAATTACCTTCTTTGTCTTGGCAATTCTGTGCCCTTGTCTGTGCCAGCGCATTAACTTCTCTGGTCATCCTGAAGCTGCTCGCCTACGTCACCCAAGAGGAGTCGCCGCCGCCGCTTGTCCTGAAGCATTGGGATTCGGGGCCTAATCCTACAGCGGCCCGTCGGGGGAGTCGACTGCCTTCACGCCGACACAAGCGCAGGGGCATCGGCTTCGAGACGCTCTGGCGGGTAGATCAAAAGCCGCCCGAGTGCCCGGGAGATCTGCTGGTGGTGATTCTGGTCACGTCGTCCCTCTGGCACACCGAGCAGAGAGACGCCATCCGCAATACTTGGGCACAGAAGCCGAGAGaggtcgctgctgctgctgctgctgctgctgcggactACCGTTGGCGAGTCGTGTTTCTTGTGGGCCAACCTGTCGAGTCGGGCGTCTTCCCGCACATCGCGCAGGAGCAGCAGGACTACGGGGACATACTGCTGGGCAACTACGAGGACTGCTACCGCAACCTCACCCTAAAGGTCATGCACGGCCTGTGGTGGGCGTCCGAGCACTGCAGGCCTCGCTTCGTCCTCAAAACAGACGACGACTGCTTCGTCAACACCTACTACCTGCCTCGCTACCTGACTGAGTTCAACCAGGACAGCGCCGGGGTGTACGTGGGCTCTGTGTTCCACCTGGGCAGGAGGCACGTCATCCGGGACCAGCGCAGCAAGTGGTACGTCTCCAAGGACGACTTCCGCGAGCAGGAGTACCCGCCGTACGCCAGCGGGATCGGCTACGTCCTGTCCCTGGACGTGGCGCGGGAGATGGTGGAGGCGGCGCGGGACGTGCCGCCTGTGCCCATGGAGGACGCCTACGTGGGCGTGCTGGCCCGCGAGGTGGGCGTGACGGTGAGGGACAGCGGCCGCTTCGCCAAGCACAACGTGAACTGGAGGGTGTGCAACTACAG GTACCTGATGGTCATCCATCATCTGGACGCGGGGCAGCTGAGGGAGGCCCAGCAGAATCGGCTCAAGGCCCAGGGCCGCGCCTGCAACCACACCAGAGAAATCACCGGCTGGTGA
- the si:ch73-337l15.2 gene encoding uncharacterized protein si:ch73-337l15.2 isoform X1, with translation MFYTIRYAKVPDDIVEVNETSEQEDEDKEQSIIYLRPPPARRRGGRRPETWVRVAAALVLLAMVLGFVLCEWSRCAVEEESSGGHMDKGGQGHEHHHHHGGDDSGGNEVKDQKEEEEEEERNKGNDDDDDDGHDPDLDHHHHHHPGDEDGDNDGKEHKEEEEEEEGDKEGSEDEYDLEEHHEHHHHHPGDEEGKEEEEKKEDDDDDHDHHEDNDHHEHHHDGHDDSHVHKHTHSGPLFHNAAIITPSAVCSRAGRKLLQDGGNVVDAGIAALLCLGVVHPHTSGIGGTFSAILYNHTTGSVKSIRAVPPKTNLKSFGLPAVLPGIQCLHAQYGRLEWARLFEEAISLARDGFQIDHILSSALLINKRGIGQSKLCALFCDEAGRVKPVGSNVTNQNLSEVLRGISLNESHFPEMLAMKLAGDLSPRERRDFVRDVRRVRGEINDPLIAAREEKYILLSGTRPFSGPVLSDALDGAAELIHSLHNRTDLNSSAPSTLSLLNFVSEIYNATRTEGIGGASESAAVNAASSQIGVMHSHGHVLVISASLNSPWGSGRYLPSSGVLLSDFVSNVRAGAPMLNFPLWVKMKNMDDDDDDDDDADGDEEEDDVQIIAVTGGTGPALLNAAQILINTLERGMSAQDSVEKLPFRFAHRNATSVAVCAASVSNGTDIFASPQAKPSPWTDGCSDDSTAMLFRLYAGHVGAYGTPALRTHTDGF, from the exons ATGTTTTATACTATTCGTTACGCGAAAGTGCCAGACGATATTGTGGAAGTAAACGAGACGAGCGAACAGGAAGATGAAGATAAGGAGCAGTCAATAATTTACCTGCGTCC ACCGCCTGCCCgacggagaggagggaggagacctGAGACATGGGTGCGCGTGGCTGCGGCGCTGGTGCTCTTGGCCATGGTGCTGGGCTTTGTGCTGTGCGAGTGGTCCAGATGTgccgtggaggaggagagcagcggGGGCCACATGGACAAGGGCGGTCAAGGGCACGAGCACCATCATCACCACGGAGGAGATGACAGTGGGGGTAATGAGGTTAAAgaccagaaggaggaggaggaggaggaggagaggaataaaggtaatgatgatgatgatgatgatggccatGACCCTGACcttgatcatcatcatcaccatcacccagGAGATGAGGATGGGGATAATGATGGTAAAGagcacaaggaggaggaggaggaggaggaaggggacaaAGAAGGGAGTGAAGATGAGTATGATCTTGAAGAACACCACgaacaccatcatcaccacccagGAGATGAGGAaggtaaagaggaggaggagaagaaggaagatgatgatgatgatcatgatcatCATGAAGATAACGACCACCATGAGCACCACCACGACGGTCATGATGACTCTCATGTCCACAAGCACACTCACTCTGGCCCTCTGTTCCACAATGCTGCCATCATCACTCCCTCTG CTGTTTGTTCTAGAGCTGGGAGAAAGCTTCTTCAAGATGGAGGGAATGTGGTGGATGCAGGCATAGCGGCCCTCCTTTGTCTGGGGGTAGTGCACCCCCATACGTCTGGAATAG gtGGAACGTTTTCAGCTATTCTTTACAATCACACAACTGGATCTGTGAAGTCAATTCGAGCCGTGCCCCCAAAGACTAACCTGAAGTCTTTCGGCCTTCCAGCAGTTCTTCCAGGCATACAATGTTTACATGCACAGTACGGACGCCTGGAGTGGGCCAGGCTATTTGAGGAAGCTATTAGCCTTGCCAGGGACGGATTCCAAATTGACCATATTCTCTCCTCTGCCTTGCTGATCAACAAGAGAGGGATTGGCCAATCAAAGTTGTGTGCTCTGTTTTGCGACGAGGCTGGGCGCGTGAAGCCCGTGGGCTCGAATGTCACCAACCAGAATCTATCCGAGGTGCTGCGTGGCATCAGCTTAAATGAGTCCCATTTCCCGGAAATGCTGGCCATGAAATTGGCTGGGGACCTCTCCCCGAGAGAAAGGCGAGATTTCGTCCGCGATGTGCGGCGCGTCCGAGGAGAAATCAATGACCCCCTTATCGCCGCGCGGGAAGAAAAATACATCCTCCTCTCGGGCACTCGCCCGTTCTCAGGGCCTGTCCTATCTGATGCATTAGACGGAGCTGCCGAGCTGATCCACTCCTTGCACAATCGCACCGATCTTAACAGCTCGGCTCCCTCCACCCTCAGTCTTTTAAACTTTGTGAGTGAAATATATAACGCTACCCGGACTGAGGGGATTGGAGGTGCCTCAGAGAGTGCAGCTGTGAATGCGGCCAGCTCTCAAATTGGGGTGATGCACAGCCACGGCCATGTCTTGGTTATCTCCGCGTCCCTCAATAGCCCCTGGGGGTCTGGACGCTACTTGCCATCCAGTGGTGTACTTCTGAGTGACTTTGTGTCAAATGTCAGAGCAGGCGCTCCAATGTTGAACTTCCCTTTGTGGGTGAAGATGAAAaacatggatgatgatgatgatgatgatgatgatgcagatggcgatgaggaagaggatgatgttcAGATCATTGCCGTGACGGGAGGGACGGGACCTGCCTTGTTGAACGCCGCACAGATCCTAATAAACACATTGGAGCGTGGCATGTCGGCGCAGGATTCGGTAGAGAAGTTGCCGTTTCGCTTTGCCCATCGAAACGCCacgtctgtggctgtgtgtgcggcCTCCGTGTCAAATGGCACAGACATCTTCGCTTCGCCTCAGGCTAAGCCATCGCCATGGACGGATGGGTGCTCCGACGACTCAACAGCCATGCTCTTTCGGCTGTATGCTGGACACGTGGGGGCTTATGGCACGCCAGCACTGAGAACACACACCGATGGATTCTAA
- the si:ch73-337l15.2 gene encoding glutathione hydrolase 6 isoform X2, whose product MVLGFVLCEWSRCAVEEESSGGHMDKGGQGHEHHHHHGGDDSGGNEVKDQKEEEEEEERNKGNDDDDDDGHDPDLDHHHHHHPGDEDGDNDGKEHKEEEEEEEGDKEGSEDEYDLEEHHEHHHHHPGDEEGKEEEEKKEDDDDDHDHHEDNDHHEHHHDGHDDSHVHKHTHSGPLFHNAAIITPSAVCSRAGRKLLQDGGNVVDAGIAALLCLGVVHPHTSGIGGTFSAILYNHTTGSVKSIRAVPPKTNLKSFGLPAVLPGIQCLHAQYGRLEWARLFEEAISLARDGFQIDHILSSALLINKRGIGQSKLCALFCDEAGRVKPVGSNVTNQNLSEVLRGISLNESHFPEMLAMKLAGDLSPRERRDFVRDVRRVRGEINDPLIAAREEKYILLSGTRPFSGPVLSDALDGAAELIHSLHNRTDLNSSAPSTLSLLNFVSEIYNATRTEGIGGASESAAVNAASSQIGVMHSHGHVLVISASLNSPWGSGRYLPSSGVLLSDFVSNVRAGAPMLNFPLWVKMKNMDDDDDDDDDADGDEEEDDVQIIAVTGGTGPALLNAAQILINTLERGMSAQDSVEKLPFRFAHRNATSVAVCAASVSNGTDIFASPQAKPSPWTDGCSDDSTAMLFRLYAGHVGAYGTPALRTHTDGF is encoded by the exons ATGGTGCTGGGCTTTGTGCTGTGCGAGTGGTCCAGATGTgccgtggaggaggagagcagcggGGGCCACATGGACAAGGGCGGTCAAGGGCACGAGCACCATCATCACCACGGAGGAGATGACAGTGGGGGTAATGAGGTTAAAgaccagaaggaggaggaggaggaggaggagaggaataaaggtaatgatgatgatgatgatgatggccatGACCCTGACcttgatcatcatcatcaccatcacccagGAGATGAGGATGGGGATAATGATGGTAAAGagcacaaggaggaggaggaggaggaggaaggggacaaAGAAGGGAGTGAAGATGAGTATGATCTTGAAGAACACCACgaacaccatcatcaccacccagGAGATGAGGAaggtaaagaggaggaggagaagaaggaagatgatgatgatgatcatgatcatCATGAAGATAACGACCACCATGAGCACCACCACGACGGTCATGATGACTCTCATGTCCACAAGCACACTCACTCTGGCCCTCTGTTCCACAATGCTGCCATCATCACTCCCTCTG CTGTTTGTTCTAGAGCTGGGAGAAAGCTTCTTCAAGATGGAGGGAATGTGGTGGATGCAGGCATAGCGGCCCTCCTTTGTCTGGGGGTAGTGCACCCCCATACGTCTGGAATAG gtGGAACGTTTTCAGCTATTCTTTACAATCACACAACTGGATCTGTGAAGTCAATTCGAGCCGTGCCCCCAAAGACTAACCTGAAGTCTTTCGGCCTTCCAGCAGTTCTTCCAGGCATACAATGTTTACATGCACAGTACGGACGCCTGGAGTGGGCCAGGCTATTTGAGGAAGCTATTAGCCTTGCCAGGGACGGATTCCAAATTGACCATATTCTCTCCTCTGCCTTGCTGATCAACAAGAGAGGGATTGGCCAATCAAAGTTGTGTGCTCTGTTTTGCGACGAGGCTGGGCGCGTGAAGCCCGTGGGCTCGAATGTCACCAACCAGAATCTATCCGAGGTGCTGCGTGGCATCAGCTTAAATGAGTCCCATTTCCCGGAAATGCTGGCCATGAAATTGGCTGGGGACCTCTCCCCGAGAGAAAGGCGAGATTTCGTCCGCGATGTGCGGCGCGTCCGAGGAGAAATCAATGACCCCCTTATCGCCGCGCGGGAAGAAAAATACATCCTCCTCTCGGGCACTCGCCCGTTCTCAGGGCCTGTCCTATCTGATGCATTAGACGGAGCTGCCGAGCTGATCCACTCCTTGCACAATCGCACCGATCTTAACAGCTCGGCTCCCTCCACCCTCAGTCTTTTAAACTTTGTGAGTGAAATATATAACGCTACCCGGACTGAGGGGATTGGAGGTGCCTCAGAGAGTGCAGCTGTGAATGCGGCCAGCTCTCAAATTGGGGTGATGCACAGCCACGGCCATGTCTTGGTTATCTCCGCGTCCCTCAATAGCCCCTGGGGGTCTGGACGCTACTTGCCATCCAGTGGTGTACTTCTGAGTGACTTTGTGTCAAATGTCAGAGCAGGCGCTCCAATGTTGAACTTCCCTTTGTGGGTGAAGATGAAAaacatggatgatgatgatgatgatgatgatgatgcagatggcgatgaggaagaggatgatgttcAGATCATTGCCGTGACGGGAGGGACGGGACCTGCCTTGTTGAACGCCGCACAGATCCTAATAAACACATTGGAGCGTGGCATGTCGGCGCAGGATTCGGTAGAGAAGTTGCCGTTTCGCTTTGCCCATCGAAACGCCacgtctgtggctgtgtgtgcggcCTCCGTGTCAAATGGCACAGACATCTTCGCTTCGCCTCAGGCTAAGCCATCGCCATGGACGGATGGGTGCTCCGACGACTCAACAGCCATGCTCTTTCGGCTGTATGCTGGACACGTGGGGGCTTATGGCACGCCAGCACTGAGAACACACACCGATGGATTCTAA